From Harpia harpyja isolate bHarHar1 chromosome 19, bHarHar1 primary haplotype, whole genome shotgun sequence, one genomic window encodes:
- the MORN5 gene encoding MORN repeat-containing protein 5 isoform X1 translates to MATPSGRAGPGRAAMEAAGGRYSGGTVRGRMEGQGSYTLPTGTEYRGALRDGMFEGEGELIFPNGGRYRAVWHRGVPVQGKYTFADGLQYKDKKWRYCDGYDRRFYTEICSGLKPPGTSQLTNLDPPQKIPEGCYDCGDGFYNPETRVIVDYKLRFLRNAGLAAGFQNTPVLTFHPGPIMKQFLIVSQLFVKEGKEAYGLGTGLPPNWQHPGTITEEKKIDAI, encoded by the exons ATGGCGACGCCGTcgggacgggccgggccgggccgggccgccatggaggcggcgggcgggcgtTACAGCGGGGGCACCGTGCGCGGCAG GATGGAGGGACAGGGCTCCTACACGCTGCCGACGGGCACCGAGTACCGGGGAGCGCTGCGGGACGGGATGTttgagggagagggagagctgaTCTTCCCCAACGGCGGCAGATACCGGGCGGTCTGGCACCGCGGGGTGCCCGTGCAG GGGAAATACACTTTTGCAGATGGTCTCCAATACAAAGATAAAAAATGGCGTTACTGTGATGGCTACGACAGAAGATTTTATACAGAAATCTGTTCTGGTCTTAAACCACCAG gcacTTCTCAGCTTACAAATCTGGATCCTCCCCAAAAAATCCCGGAAGGTTGTTACGACTGTGGTGATGGATTCTATAATCCTGAAACCAGAGTTATTGTTGACTACAAACTCAGGTTTCTGAGAAATGCAG GTCTGGCAGCAGGCTTTCAGAATACTCCAGTTCTCACCTTTCACCCTGGCCCTATTATGAAGCAATTTCTGATTGTTTCTCAGCTGTTTGTGAAAGAGGGCAAGGAAGCATACGGCCTTGGCACCGGCTTGCCTCCAAACTGGCAGCATCCAGGTACCattacagaagagaagaaaatagacGCCATTTGA
- the NDUFA8 gene encoding NADH dehydrogenase [ubiquinone] 1 alpha subcomplex subunit 8 codes for MPGSLQVPSLEELDVQEVAVSSAVLKAAAHHYGAQCDRPNKEFMLCRWEEKDPRKCLQEGRQVNQCALDFFRKIKTHCAEPFTEYWTCIDYTNLQELRRCRKQQAVFDNCVLEKLGWVRPDLGMLSKVTKVKTDRPMPENAYHSRPRPEPNPPIEGELKPSPFGSRLFFWSW; via the exons ATGCCCGGCTCCCTGCAGGTGCCCTCCCTGGAGGAGCTCGACGTGCAGGAG GTGGCGGTCAGCTCGGCCGTGCTGAAGGCCGCGGCCCACCACTACGGCGCGCAGTGCGACCGCCCCAACAAGGAGTTCATGCTGTGCCGCTGGGAGGAGAAGGACCCGCGGAAGTGCCTGCAGGAGGGCCGTCAGGTCAACCAGTGCGCCCTCGACTTCTTCAG GAAGATTAAGACGCACTGTGCAGAGCCATTTACTGAGTACTGGACCTGCATTGACTATACCAATTTGCAGGAGCTCCGTCGATGCCGAAAGCAGCAGGCAGTATTTGATAACTGTGTGCTGGAGAAGTTGGGTTGGGTGAGACCTGATCTGGGAATGCTCTCTAAG gttaCGAAAGTGAAGACAGACCGTCCTATGCCTGAGAATGCCTATCACTCTAGACCTAGACCAGAGCCAAATCCACCCATTGAAGGAGAGCTGAAGCCTTCACCATTTGGCAGTAGGCTCTTTTTCTGGTCCTGGTAA
- the MORN5 gene encoding MORN repeat-containing protein 5 isoform X2: MATPSGRAGPGRAAMEAAGGRYSGGTVRGRMEGQGSYTLPTGTEYRGALRDGMFEGEGELIFPNGGRYRAVWHRGVPVQGKYTFADGLQYKDKKWRYCDGYDRRFYTEICSGLKPPGTSQLTNLDPPQKIPEGCYDCGDGFYNPETRVIVDYKLRFLRNADDDEHEWIIRTCRKAWDETIQHKPKP, encoded by the exons ATGGCGACGCCGTcgggacgggccgggccgggccgggccgccatggaggcggcgggcgggcgtTACAGCGGGGGCACCGTGCGCGGCAG GATGGAGGGACAGGGCTCCTACACGCTGCCGACGGGCACCGAGTACCGGGGAGCGCTGCGGGACGGGATGTttgagggagagggagagctgaTCTTCCCCAACGGCGGCAGATACCGGGCGGTCTGGCACCGCGGGGTGCCCGTGCAG GGGAAATACACTTTTGCAGATGGTCTCCAATACAAAGATAAAAAATGGCGTTACTGTGATGGCTACGACAGAAGATTTTATACAGAAATCTGTTCTGGTCTTAAACCACCAG gcacTTCTCAGCTTACAAATCTGGATCCTCCCCAAAAAATCCCGGAAGGTTGTTACGACTGTGGTGATGGATTCTATAATCCTGAAACCAGAGTTATTGTTGACTACAAACTCAGGTTTCTGAGAAATGCAG aTGATGATGAGCATGAATGGATCATTCGGACCTGCCGGAAAGCTTGGGATGAAACAATTCAACATAAACCGAAACCATGA